From the genome of Stegostoma tigrinum isolate sSteTig4 chromosome 32, sSteTig4.hap1, whole genome shotgun sequence, one region includes:
- the LOC125467014 gene encoding uncharacterized protein LOC125467014 isoform X3, with the protein MFPVLFLIKLGVMHFWIFSFLSCLIAGAAAAETRKCDPIQARAGDSVKLPCKYTPRSRQNDYLDIEWALRSANVNGSDKVILTLSGGQVYVTPGWQQRIAFISSNCTEGDASLCFKGLAVNDSGIYNCKVKVGGEIYQTACNLTVRDNTKTAETTSVPPRNQETQQSVTDPSAKNYFYVMCVGIGFGIPGFIILVTYLKCKPNATCVHSSMADVSTVQQSEDFSSQGNVQQNLLRVSDEDTIYSIVQPTSKNTVKFTAQAQDQDIVYSKIQILNARQNCNENIISAPVQNIETASQLDTVMQQNPDVVYAKIIKNDNVASV; encoded by the exons GGGCTGCAGCAGCTGAAACAAGAAAATGCGATCCCATTCAGGCAAGAGCTGGAGACAGTGTTAAGCTGCCGTGTAAATATACCCCAAGATCACGTCAGAATGACTACCTGGACATTGAGTGGGCACTCAGAAGTGCAAACGTGAATGGGTCTGATAAAGTG ATCTTGACACTCTCAGGTGGACAGGTTTATGTGACTCCTGGCTGGCAGCAGAGAATCGCCTTTATTTCCAGCAACTGCACTGAGGGTGATGCGTCACTATGTTTTAAGGGATTGGCTGTGAATGACAGTGGAATCTACAACTGCAAAGTGAAGGTTGGAGGCGAGATCTATCAAACAGCTTGTAATTTGACTGTGCGAG ATAATACAAAAACTGCAGAAACCACATCTGTCCCTCCAAGAAATCAGGAAACTCAACAGAGTGTAACAG ACCCTTCAGCTAAGAATTATTTCTACGTGATGTGTGTTGGAATTGGTTTTGGCATACCAGGCTTCATCATTTTAGTTACATACTTAAAATGCAAACCAAATGCTACATGTGTACACAG TTCTATGGCAGATGTGAGTACTGTACAACAATCAGAGGATTTCTCATCTCAG GGAAATGTGCAGCAGAACCTTTTAAGGGTATCTGACGAAGATACCATTTACTCCATTGTACAGCCAACCAGCAAAAACACTGTAAAGTTTACAGCACAGGCTCAAGATCAGGACATTGTATATTCCAAAATCCAGATACTCAATGCAAGACAGAATTGTAATGAAAATATTATCTCTGCTCCAGTACAGAACATTGAAACAGCATCTCAGCTTGACACAGTAATGCAGCAGAATCCAGATGTTGTATATGCCAAAATAATAAAAAACGACAATGTGGCTTCAGTATGA
- the LOC125467014 gene encoding uncharacterized protein LOC125467014 isoform X2, which translates to MHVVGLYSQAAACDSNWAAAAETRKCDPIQARAGDSVKLPCKYTPRSRQNDYLDIEWALRSANVNGSDKVILTLSGGQVYVTPGWQQRIAFISSNCTEGDASLCFKGLAVNDSGIYNCKVKVGGEIYQTACNLTVRDNTKTAETTSVPPRNQETQQSVTGQKTVQQNTTNASENSTSATKDPSAKNYFYVMCVGIGFGIPGFIILVTYLKCKPNATCVHSSMADVSTVQQSEDFSSQGNVQQNLLRVSDEDTIYSIVQPTSKNTVKFTAQAQDQDIVYSKIQILNARQNCNENIISAPVQNIETASQLDTVMQQNPDVVYAKIIKNDNVASV; encoded by the exons GGGCTGCAGCAGCTGAAACAAGAAAATGCGATCCCATTCAGGCAAGAGCTGGAGACAGTGTTAAGCTGCCGTGTAAATATACCCCAAGATCACGTCAGAATGACTACCTGGACATTGAGTGGGCACTCAGAAGTGCAAACGTGAATGGGTCTGATAAAGTG ATCTTGACACTCTCAGGTGGACAGGTTTATGTGACTCCTGGCTGGCAGCAGAGAATCGCCTTTATTTCCAGCAACTGCACTGAGGGTGATGCGTCACTATGTTTTAAGGGATTGGCTGTGAATGACAGTGGAATCTACAACTGCAAAGTGAAGGTTGGAGGCGAGATCTATCAAACAGCTTGTAATTTGACTGTGCGAG ATAATACAAAAACTGCAGAAACCACATCTGTCCCTCCAAGAAATCAGGAAACTCAACAGAGTGTAACAG GGCAAAAGACTGTGCAACAGAACACCACCAATGCAAGTGAAAATTCAACATCAGCAACAAAAG ACCCTTCAGCTAAGAATTATTTCTACGTGATGTGTGTTGGAATTGGTTTTGGCATACCAGGCTTCATCATTTTAGTTACATACTTAAAATGCAAACCAAATGCTACATGTGTACACAG TTCTATGGCAGATGTGAGTACTGTACAACAATCAGAGGATTTCTCATCTCAG GGAAATGTGCAGCAGAACCTTTTAAGGGTATCTGACGAAGATACCATTTACTCCATTGTACAGCCAACCAGCAAAAACACTGTAAAGTTTACAGCACAGGCTCAAGATCAGGACATTGTATATTCCAAAATCCAGATACTCAATGCAAGACAGAATTGTAATGAAAATATTATCTCTGCTCCAGTACAGAACATTGAAACAGCATCTCAGCTTGACACAGTAATGCAGCAGAATCCAGATGTTGTATATGCCAAAATAATAAAAAACGACAATGTGGCTTCAGTATGA
- the LOC125467014 gene encoding uncharacterized protein LOC125467014 isoform X1: MFPVLFLIKLGVMHFWIFSFLSCLIAGAAAAETRKCDPIQARAGDSVKLPCKYTPRSRQNDYLDIEWALRSANVNGSDKVILTLSGGQVYVTPGWQQRIAFISSNCTEGDASLCFKGLAVNDSGIYNCKVKVGGEIYQTACNLTVRDNTKTAETTSVPPRNQETQQSVTGQKTVQQNTTNASENSTSATKDPSAKNYFYVMCVGIGFGIPGFIILVTYLKCKPNATCVHSSMADVSTVQQSEDFSSQGNVQQNLLRVSDEDTIYSIVQPTSKNTVKFTAQAQDQDIVYSKIQILNARQNCNENIISAPVQNIETASQLDTVMQQNPDVVYAKIIKNDNVASV; the protein is encoded by the exons GGGCTGCAGCAGCTGAAACAAGAAAATGCGATCCCATTCAGGCAAGAGCTGGAGACAGTGTTAAGCTGCCGTGTAAATATACCCCAAGATCACGTCAGAATGACTACCTGGACATTGAGTGGGCACTCAGAAGTGCAAACGTGAATGGGTCTGATAAAGTG ATCTTGACACTCTCAGGTGGACAGGTTTATGTGACTCCTGGCTGGCAGCAGAGAATCGCCTTTATTTCCAGCAACTGCACTGAGGGTGATGCGTCACTATGTTTTAAGGGATTGGCTGTGAATGACAGTGGAATCTACAACTGCAAAGTGAAGGTTGGAGGCGAGATCTATCAAACAGCTTGTAATTTGACTGTGCGAG ATAATACAAAAACTGCAGAAACCACATCTGTCCCTCCAAGAAATCAGGAAACTCAACAGAGTGTAACAG GGCAAAAGACTGTGCAACAGAACACCACCAATGCAAGTGAAAATTCAACATCAGCAACAAAAG ACCCTTCAGCTAAGAATTATTTCTACGTGATGTGTGTTGGAATTGGTTTTGGCATACCAGGCTTCATCATTTTAGTTACATACTTAAAATGCAAACCAAATGCTACATGTGTACACAG TTCTATGGCAGATGTGAGTACTGTACAACAATCAGAGGATTTCTCATCTCAG GGAAATGTGCAGCAGAACCTTTTAAGGGTATCTGACGAAGATACCATTTACTCCATTGTACAGCCAACCAGCAAAAACACTGTAAAGTTTACAGCACAGGCTCAAGATCAGGACATTGTATATTCCAAAATCCAGATACTCAATGCAAGACAGAATTGTAATGAAAATATTATCTCTGCTCCAGTACAGAACATTGAAACAGCATCTCAGCTTGACACAGTAATGCAGCAGAATCCAGATGTTGTATATGCCAAAATAATAAAAAACGACAATGTGGCTTCAGTATGA